A window of Diospyros lotus cultivar Yz01 chromosome 14, ASM1463336v1, whole genome shotgun sequence contains these coding sequences:
- the LOC127791181 gene encoding uncharacterized protein LOC127791181 isoform X1, with product MVGIMAATSREKLAALLNSAKFATDVPSRLEKLSQLNPQLCQAGDPVLIAEFLPPLLDLHSDRSSPVRKLIAETIGDIGLKHMEFIPDIAPILMTVLKDGTPAVARQAIASGIDLFRSTLVKVAIQGLYSSELDDCLESSWTWVLKLRDEIYSIAFQPRNDGTRLLALKFVEAVILLYTPDPSGSSEPPSQLDSEGDFEFNISWIRGGHPVLNVGDLSIEASQNLGLLLDQLRLPTVKSLNNSMIIVLINSLSSIAKGRPAFYGRILPVLLGLDPSSSLNKRVPVFGVHHALKNAFLSCLKCTHPSAAPWRDRLVAALRAMKAGVSVEQALQQVYQINGSVEQKDDLQVTQEKKPSIKGDDAVHANAGRKRAGVLDARDLVEEYDGSGKRACLTPTASEKLEQDLNRDQDDIPSRGVSRGDGDNGPVQQLVAMFGALVAQGEKAMVSLEILISSISADLLAEVVMANMRHLPPNQPTTEDNDDSLGSCPNIAGYDNQFRNLSSTLKEMLSTSNVATQMDSVSDAEQSQSTDVEINRGKEERPLVTVADNDFVSSDVHHGVEQALVPVPVSSSGEVPSATLNGFSALPSKVLDVANLESEIPGLDSTARSDGLAETLVSSLPPMDMEDASQEQVSSLGRLSVDLVPSMSTDRSEELSPKAAVTDVSSINSSTATSVGLPIQFMLPKMSAPVINLADEDKDQLQKLAFIRIVEAYKQIAIAGGSHVRFSLLAYLGAEFPLDLDPWNVLQKHILSDYMNHEGHELTLRVLYRLFIEAEEEQDFISFTTAKSVYEMFFLNVAETLRDSFPASDKSLSRLLGEAPYLPNSIFKLLESLCSPGSSDKAEKDSLSGDRVHQGLSTVWSLILLRPAIRDVCLRIALQSAVHHLEEVRMKAIRLVANKLYPLSSISQQIEDFGKEMLYSVTKGDYMMGRIDGDRSEIPKDSNLDKPSIEQPSVAPISKDNSSDASQLGVPQNLSTSLTEAQRCMSLYFALCTKKHTLFREIFVVYKSTSDAVKQAVHNQIPILVRTIGSSSELLEIISDPPTGSENLLLQVLHTLTDGIVPSPELVLTIKKLYDTKVKDIEVLIPVLSYLPKDEVLVIFPHLVNLPLDKFQVALGRVLQGSHSGQVLSPAEVLIAIHGIDPDKDKIPLKKVTDACNACFEQRQIFTQQVLAKVLNQLVEQIPLPLLFMRTVLQAIGAFPALVEFIMEILSRLVNKQIWKYPKLWVGFLKCALLTKPQSFSVLLQLPPAQLENALNRTAALKAPLVAHANQPNIRATLPRSTLAVLGIASDSQNFSQPQTTPARTADTGNSDKEAVTEKPKESSSAS from the exons CACTCTTGTAAAAGTTGCAATCCAG GGTTTATACTCCAGTGAGTTGGATGACTGCCTTGAATCATCATGGACATGGGTGCTAAAGCTTAGGGATGAAATATACTCAATAGCCTTCCAG CCGAGGAATGACGGAACGAGGTTGCTAGCACTAAAGTTTGTTGAAGCAGTTATTCTTCTTTATACACCTGATCCAAGCGGCTCCTCAGAGCCTCCTTCTCAGTTAGATTCTGAAG GAGATTTTGAGTTTAACATATCATGGATTCGTGGAGGACATCCTGTACTAAATGTTGGAGATTTATCAATTGAAGCAAGTCAGAATTTGGGTTTATTGCTTGATCAGCTGAGATTACCGACTGTGAAATCTCTCAATAACTCAATGATTATTGTGCTCATTAATAG TCTTTCATCAATTGCAAAAGGAAGGCCTGCCTTTTATGGTCGCATTCTTCCAGTCTTGCTTGGTTTAGATCCCTCCAGCTCTCTCAACAAAAGAGTGCCAGTTTTTGGGGTGCATCATGCTTTAAAGAATGCTTTTCTTTCCTGCTTGAAATGTACACACCCAAGTGCTGCACCG TGGCGGGATCGTCTAGTTGCTGCACTCAGAGCAATGAAAGCTGGAGTTTCTGTGGAACAAGCTCTTCAACAAGTCTACCAGATCAATGGAAGTGTAGAACAGAAAGATGATTTGCAAGTTACCCAA GAGAAGAAGCCTTCAATTAAAGGAGATGATGCTGTGCATGCTAATGCTGGGAGGAAAAGGGCTGGTGTGCTGGATGCTAGAGACTTGGTTGAAGAATATGATGGGTCTGGAAAGCGTGCCTGTCTAACACCTACTGCTTCAGAGAAATTGGAGCAAGACTTAAATAGGGACCAGGATGACATCCCTTCTAGGGGAGTATCTCGAGGAGATGGAGATAATGGACCAGTCCAGCAACTTGTTGCCATGTTTGGTGCATTGGTTGCTCAGGGTGAGAAAGCTATGGTATCACTAGAGATTCTTATCTCTAGTATCTCTGCTGATTTGCTAGCTGAAGTAGTTATGGCTAATATGCGGCACCTTCCTCCCAATCAGCCTACAACTGAAGACAATGATGATTCATTGGGTTCTTGTCCAAATATTGCTGGCTACGATAATCAATTCAGAAATCTGTCATCAACTTTGAAAGAGATGCTTTCCACTTCTAATGTAGCTACACAGATGGATTCTGTGTCAGATGCCGAGCAATCTCAATCCACTGATGTAGAG ATAAATCGGGGAAAGGAGGAAAGGCCATTAGTGACTGTGGCCGATAATGATTTTGTATCTTCTGATGTACATCATGGAGTTGAACAAGCATTGGTACCTGTACCAGTTTCTTCTTCCGGTGAAGTTCCATCTGCAACTTTAAATGGTTTTTCAGCTCTTCCATCCAAAGTCCTTGATGTTGCAAATCTAGAGAGTGAGATACCAGGTCTGGATTCAACTGCTCGCAGTGATGGACTTGCTGAAACACTAGTTTCATCACTGCCACCTATGGATATGGAAGATGCTAGTCAAGAGCAAGTTAGTAGTTTGGGTAGGTTATCAGTGGATCTAGTTCCGTCAATGTCAACTGATAGGTCTGAAGAACTTAGTCCCAAAGCAGCTGTCACAGATGTAAGCAGCATTAACTCCTCAACGGCAACTTCTGTTGGATTGCCCATTCAATTTATGCTGCCCAAAATGTCAGCCCCAGTTATCAATCTTGCTGATGAAGACAAGGACCAATTGCAAAAATTGGCTTTCATTCGTATTGTGGAGGCATATAAACAAATAGCAATTGCTGGAGGTTCACATGTTCGATTTTCTTTGCTTGCCTATTTGGGGGCTGAG TTTCCTCTTGACTTGGATCCGTGGAATGTACTACAAAAGCATATATTGTCAGATTATATGAATCATGAG GGACACGAGTTGACATTGCGTGTGCTCTACAGGTTATTTATCGAAGCAGAAGAAGAACAAGACTTCATTTCCTTCACCACTGCTAAATCAGTATATGAAATGTTTTTTCTCAATGTG GCAGAAACACTTAGAGATTCTTTTCCAGCCTCTGACAAATCCTTAAGTAGATTGCTTGGTGAAGCTCCTTATCTCCCCAAttctatttttaaacttttagagAGCTTATGTTCTCCTGGAAGCAGTGATAAAGCTGAGAAGGACTCACTCAGTGGAGATCGAGTTCATCAAGGTCTCAGTACTGTGTGGAGCCTTATTTTGCTACGGCCTGCCATTCGTGATGTCTGTTTAAGAATTGCTTTACag AGTGCAGTTCATCACCTGGAGGAAGTACGCATGAAGGCAATACGCCTG GTGGCAAACAAGCTCTATCCTTTATCATCAATTTCCCAACAAATAGAAGATTTTGGAAAGGAAATGCTCTACTCTGTAACTAAAGGTGATTATATGATGGGCAGAATTGATGGCGACAGATCTGAAATACCAAAG GATTCCAACTTGGACAAACCTTCAATAGAACAACCTTCAGTGGCACCCATCAGCAAAGATAACTCCTCTGATGCCTCTCAATTAGGCGTACCCCAGAACTTATCAACTTCATTAACTGAGGCTCAGCGTTGCATGTCACTTTATTTTGCCCTGTGCACTAAG AAGCACACCCTTTTTCGTGAGATATTTGTAGTCTATAAAAGCACATCAGATGCAGTAAAGCAg GCAGTTCATAACCAAATCCCAATACTAGTTCGCACAATCGGCTCATCATCTGAACTTCTTGAAATTATTTCAGATCCACCAACTGGAAGTGAGAACCTTTTATTGCAg GTTTTGCATACATTGACAGATGGGATAGTTCCTTCTCCAGAACTAGTGTTGACAATTAAAAAGTTATATGATACAAAAGTAAAG GACATAGAAGTTCTAATTCCAGTTTTGTCATATTTACCAAAAGATGAG GTTTTGGTGATTTTCCCACATCTTGTTAATCTTCCCTTGGATAAGTTCCAAGTTGCACTTGGACGTGTTCTCCAG GGTTCTCATTCTGGTCAAGTTCTATCGCCAGCTGAAGTACTAATTGCTATCCATGGAATCGATCCTGACAAGGACAAAATTCCCTTGAAGAAG GTCACAGATGCTTGTAATGCTTGTTTTGAACAAAGGCAGATATTCACCCAACAAGTTCTTGCAAAGGTCCTGAATCAATTG GTTGAGCAGATTCCTCTTCCTTTGTTGTTCATGCGGACAGTCTTACAGGCTATAGGTGCTTTTCCAGCCTTG GTGGAGTTCATAATGGAAATCCTTTCTCGTCTTGTGAACAAACAG ATTTGGAAGTACCCCAAGTTGTGGGTAGGATTCTTGAAGTGTGCTCTCTTAACAAAGCCTCAGTCATTCAGTGTGTTGCTCCAG CTACCTCCAGCACAGCTTGAAAATGCATTGAACAGAACAGCAGCACTTAAGGCTCCCTTGGTTGCTCATGCCAACCAGCCAAACATACGTGCTACACTTCCAAG GTCTACATTGGCAGTTCTGGGAATCGCATCAGATTCACAGAATTTTAGTCAACCGCAAACTACTCCAGCTCGTACTGCAGATACAGGCAATTCAGATAAGGAAGCAGTAACTGAAAAACCCAAAGAATCATCTAGCGCCAGTTAA
- the LOC127791181 gene encoding uncharacterized protein LOC127791181 isoform X2, protein MVGIMAATSREKLAALLNSAKFATDVPSRLEKLSQLNPQLCQAGDPVLIAEFLPPLLDLHSDRSSPVRKLIAETIGDIGLKHMEFIPDIAPILMTVLKDGTPAVARQAIASGIDLFRSTLVKVAIQGLYSSELDDCLESSWTWVLKLRDEIYSIAFQPRNDGTRLLALKFVEAVILLYTPDPSGSSEPPSQLDSEDFEFNISWIRGGHPVLNVGDLSIEASQNLGLLLDQLRLPTVKSLNNSMIIVLINSLSSIAKGRPAFYGRILPVLLGLDPSSSLNKRVPVFGVHHALKNAFLSCLKCTHPSAAPWRDRLVAALRAMKAGVSVEQALQQVYQINGSVEQKDDLQVTQEKKPSIKGDDAVHANAGRKRAGVLDARDLVEEYDGSGKRACLTPTASEKLEQDLNRDQDDIPSRGVSRGDGDNGPVQQLVAMFGALVAQGEKAMVSLEILISSISADLLAEVVMANMRHLPPNQPTTEDNDDSLGSCPNIAGYDNQFRNLSSTLKEMLSTSNVATQMDSVSDAEQSQSTDVEINRGKEERPLVTVADNDFVSSDVHHGVEQALVPVPVSSSGEVPSATLNGFSALPSKVLDVANLESEIPGLDSTARSDGLAETLVSSLPPMDMEDASQEQVSSLGRLSVDLVPSMSTDRSEELSPKAAVTDVSSINSSTATSVGLPIQFMLPKMSAPVINLADEDKDQLQKLAFIRIVEAYKQIAIAGGSHVRFSLLAYLGAEFPLDLDPWNVLQKHILSDYMNHEGHELTLRVLYRLFIEAEEEQDFISFTTAKSVYEMFFLNVAETLRDSFPASDKSLSRLLGEAPYLPNSIFKLLESLCSPGSSDKAEKDSLSGDRVHQGLSTVWSLILLRPAIRDVCLRIALQSAVHHLEEVRMKAIRLVANKLYPLSSISQQIEDFGKEMLYSVTKGDYMMGRIDGDRSEIPKDSNLDKPSIEQPSVAPISKDNSSDASQLGVPQNLSTSLTEAQRCMSLYFALCTKKHTLFREIFVVYKSTSDAVKQAVHNQIPILVRTIGSSSELLEIISDPPTGSENLLLQVLHTLTDGIVPSPELVLTIKKLYDTKVKDIEVLIPVLSYLPKDEVLVIFPHLVNLPLDKFQVALGRVLQGSHSGQVLSPAEVLIAIHGIDPDKDKIPLKKVTDACNACFEQRQIFTQQVLAKVLNQLVEQIPLPLLFMRTVLQAIGAFPALVEFIMEILSRLVNKQIWKYPKLWVGFLKCALLTKPQSFSVLLQLPPAQLENALNRTAALKAPLVAHANQPNIRATLPRSTLAVLGIASDSQNFSQPQTTPARTADTGNSDKEAVTEKPKESSSAS, encoded by the exons CACTCTTGTAAAAGTTGCAATCCAG GGTTTATACTCCAGTGAGTTGGATGACTGCCTTGAATCATCATGGACATGGGTGCTAAAGCTTAGGGATGAAATATACTCAATAGCCTTCCAG CCGAGGAATGACGGAACGAGGTTGCTAGCACTAAAGTTTGTTGAAGCAGTTATTCTTCTTTATACACCTGATCCAAGCGGCTCCTCAGAGCCTCCTTCTCAGTTAGATTCTGAAG ATTTTGAGTTTAACATATCATGGATTCGTGGAGGACATCCTGTACTAAATGTTGGAGATTTATCAATTGAAGCAAGTCAGAATTTGGGTTTATTGCTTGATCAGCTGAGATTACCGACTGTGAAATCTCTCAATAACTCAATGATTATTGTGCTCATTAATAG TCTTTCATCAATTGCAAAAGGAAGGCCTGCCTTTTATGGTCGCATTCTTCCAGTCTTGCTTGGTTTAGATCCCTCCAGCTCTCTCAACAAAAGAGTGCCAGTTTTTGGGGTGCATCATGCTTTAAAGAATGCTTTTCTTTCCTGCTTGAAATGTACACACCCAAGTGCTGCACCG TGGCGGGATCGTCTAGTTGCTGCACTCAGAGCAATGAAAGCTGGAGTTTCTGTGGAACAAGCTCTTCAACAAGTCTACCAGATCAATGGAAGTGTAGAACAGAAAGATGATTTGCAAGTTACCCAA GAGAAGAAGCCTTCAATTAAAGGAGATGATGCTGTGCATGCTAATGCTGGGAGGAAAAGGGCTGGTGTGCTGGATGCTAGAGACTTGGTTGAAGAATATGATGGGTCTGGAAAGCGTGCCTGTCTAACACCTACTGCTTCAGAGAAATTGGAGCAAGACTTAAATAGGGACCAGGATGACATCCCTTCTAGGGGAGTATCTCGAGGAGATGGAGATAATGGACCAGTCCAGCAACTTGTTGCCATGTTTGGTGCATTGGTTGCTCAGGGTGAGAAAGCTATGGTATCACTAGAGATTCTTATCTCTAGTATCTCTGCTGATTTGCTAGCTGAAGTAGTTATGGCTAATATGCGGCACCTTCCTCCCAATCAGCCTACAACTGAAGACAATGATGATTCATTGGGTTCTTGTCCAAATATTGCTGGCTACGATAATCAATTCAGAAATCTGTCATCAACTTTGAAAGAGATGCTTTCCACTTCTAATGTAGCTACACAGATGGATTCTGTGTCAGATGCCGAGCAATCTCAATCCACTGATGTAGAG ATAAATCGGGGAAAGGAGGAAAGGCCATTAGTGACTGTGGCCGATAATGATTTTGTATCTTCTGATGTACATCATGGAGTTGAACAAGCATTGGTACCTGTACCAGTTTCTTCTTCCGGTGAAGTTCCATCTGCAACTTTAAATGGTTTTTCAGCTCTTCCATCCAAAGTCCTTGATGTTGCAAATCTAGAGAGTGAGATACCAGGTCTGGATTCAACTGCTCGCAGTGATGGACTTGCTGAAACACTAGTTTCATCACTGCCACCTATGGATATGGAAGATGCTAGTCAAGAGCAAGTTAGTAGTTTGGGTAGGTTATCAGTGGATCTAGTTCCGTCAATGTCAACTGATAGGTCTGAAGAACTTAGTCCCAAAGCAGCTGTCACAGATGTAAGCAGCATTAACTCCTCAACGGCAACTTCTGTTGGATTGCCCATTCAATTTATGCTGCCCAAAATGTCAGCCCCAGTTATCAATCTTGCTGATGAAGACAAGGACCAATTGCAAAAATTGGCTTTCATTCGTATTGTGGAGGCATATAAACAAATAGCAATTGCTGGAGGTTCACATGTTCGATTTTCTTTGCTTGCCTATTTGGGGGCTGAG TTTCCTCTTGACTTGGATCCGTGGAATGTACTACAAAAGCATATATTGTCAGATTATATGAATCATGAG GGACACGAGTTGACATTGCGTGTGCTCTACAGGTTATTTATCGAAGCAGAAGAAGAACAAGACTTCATTTCCTTCACCACTGCTAAATCAGTATATGAAATGTTTTTTCTCAATGTG GCAGAAACACTTAGAGATTCTTTTCCAGCCTCTGACAAATCCTTAAGTAGATTGCTTGGTGAAGCTCCTTATCTCCCCAAttctatttttaaacttttagagAGCTTATGTTCTCCTGGAAGCAGTGATAAAGCTGAGAAGGACTCACTCAGTGGAGATCGAGTTCATCAAGGTCTCAGTACTGTGTGGAGCCTTATTTTGCTACGGCCTGCCATTCGTGATGTCTGTTTAAGAATTGCTTTACag AGTGCAGTTCATCACCTGGAGGAAGTACGCATGAAGGCAATACGCCTG GTGGCAAACAAGCTCTATCCTTTATCATCAATTTCCCAACAAATAGAAGATTTTGGAAAGGAAATGCTCTACTCTGTAACTAAAGGTGATTATATGATGGGCAGAATTGATGGCGACAGATCTGAAATACCAAAG GATTCCAACTTGGACAAACCTTCAATAGAACAACCTTCAGTGGCACCCATCAGCAAAGATAACTCCTCTGATGCCTCTCAATTAGGCGTACCCCAGAACTTATCAACTTCATTAACTGAGGCTCAGCGTTGCATGTCACTTTATTTTGCCCTGTGCACTAAG AAGCACACCCTTTTTCGTGAGATATTTGTAGTCTATAAAAGCACATCAGATGCAGTAAAGCAg GCAGTTCATAACCAAATCCCAATACTAGTTCGCACAATCGGCTCATCATCTGAACTTCTTGAAATTATTTCAGATCCACCAACTGGAAGTGAGAACCTTTTATTGCAg GTTTTGCATACATTGACAGATGGGATAGTTCCTTCTCCAGAACTAGTGTTGACAATTAAAAAGTTATATGATACAAAAGTAAAG GACATAGAAGTTCTAATTCCAGTTTTGTCATATTTACCAAAAGATGAG GTTTTGGTGATTTTCCCACATCTTGTTAATCTTCCCTTGGATAAGTTCCAAGTTGCACTTGGACGTGTTCTCCAG GGTTCTCATTCTGGTCAAGTTCTATCGCCAGCTGAAGTACTAATTGCTATCCATGGAATCGATCCTGACAAGGACAAAATTCCCTTGAAGAAG GTCACAGATGCTTGTAATGCTTGTTTTGAACAAAGGCAGATATTCACCCAACAAGTTCTTGCAAAGGTCCTGAATCAATTG GTTGAGCAGATTCCTCTTCCTTTGTTGTTCATGCGGACAGTCTTACAGGCTATAGGTGCTTTTCCAGCCTTG GTGGAGTTCATAATGGAAATCCTTTCTCGTCTTGTGAACAAACAG ATTTGGAAGTACCCCAAGTTGTGGGTAGGATTCTTGAAGTGTGCTCTCTTAACAAAGCCTCAGTCATTCAGTGTGTTGCTCCAG CTACCTCCAGCACAGCTTGAAAATGCATTGAACAGAACAGCAGCACTTAAGGCTCCCTTGGTTGCTCATGCCAACCAGCCAAACATACGTGCTACACTTCCAAG GTCTACATTGGCAGTTCTGGGAATCGCATCAGATTCACAGAATTTTAGTCAACCGCAAACTACTCCAGCTCGTACTGCAGATACAGGCAATTCAGATAAGGAAGCAGTAACTGAAAAACCCAAAGAATCATCTAGCGCCAGTTAA
- the LOC127791179 gene encoding myb family transcription factor PHL7-like, translating to MPRLIARALESDMGSSRSSDGSGKERLKWTEELHHLFEKAVNQLGGPDRATPKGILKAMGIPGLTIYHVKSHLQKYRISKFIPESASRGKFERRNISELLPNFSATSGAQLQEALKMQKEAEGRLSDQLEVQRSLKLKIEAQGRYLERIAEDFKNRLSITRSNKPFSPISLPSLCEESESNAKEFESDSEVDRTEVRSEEQFRAPKRLKTKEVVLLSGYNVTPLDSECFNQSLFLPQGASIEYSSDETCFPWSFTACRSPLMPSFYNSY from the exons ATGCCTCGGCTAATTGCTCGGGCACTTGAGTCTGACATGGGTTCAAGTCGCTCCTCAGATGGCTCCGGCAAAGAGAGGCTGAAATGGACAGAAGAGCTGCATCATCTGTTCGAAAAGGCAGTCAATCAGCTTGGTGGTCCGGATA GGGCAACTCCCAAGGGCATCCTGAAGGCTATGGGCATTCCAGGATTAACCATCTACCATGTCAAAAGCCACTTACAG AAGTACAGGATATCAAAGTTTATTCCAGAATCTGCCAGCA GAGGCAAGTTTGAGAGGAGAAACATTTCTGAATTACTGCCCAACTTCAGTGCAACTTC AGGTGCTCAGCTTCAAGAAGCATTGAAGATGCAGAAGGAAGCAGAAGGCCGATTAAGCGATCAACTTGAG GTTCAAAGGAGCTTGAAACTTAAAATTGAAGCCCAAGGAAGGTACCTTGAGAGAATTGCAGAGGATTTCAAGAACAGGCTCAGCATTACAAGATCCAACAAGCCCTTTTCACCTATATCTCTGCCATCCCTCTGTGAAGAGTCCGAATCAAATGCCAAAGAATTCGAATCAGATTCAGAGGTTGACAGAACTGAAGTAAGGTCCGAAGAACAGTTTCGAGCTCCAAAGAGGCTCAAGACAAAAGAAGTTGTTTTGCTGTCTGGATATAATGTCACACCACTTGATTCAGAATGCTTTAATCAAAGCTTATTTCTTCCTCAAGGAGCCAGCATTGAATATTCATCTGATGAAACTTGCTTTCCATGGAGTTTCACAGCCTGCAGATCACCTTTGATGCCATCTTTTTACAactcttattaa